From Paenibacillus graminis, a single genomic window includes:
- a CDS encoding threonine aldolase family protein, translating into MNISKTLRDERKSLSAAFNAAPVQLAGHGKREIRVLKEAFAGIGDNSVSDMYGAGELIEEFQAEMAEVLGKEAAVFFPSGTMAQQIALRIWSDRKDSKRVAYHPLCHLEIHEQDGLKELHHLQPLLLADKDRLITLEDVVNMGAGIACLLLELPQREIGGQLPDYAELEAISAYCRGQGIMLHLDGARLFEVLPYYGRTAAEVCSLFDSVYISFYKGIGGIAGAILAGSADFTGESKIWKRRHGGDLISLYPYIIPSRYYYRQRVDKMGQYYMEAKELAELFNACHKVATLPEVPVSNMFHVHFALSREQVELILITVSEETGVGFTPRLKDTGEFSCSCEMSIGDLFSSIPKAKLEAAFGLLDRLLKEV; encoded by the coding sequence ATGAATATCAGCAAAACATTGAGGGATGAGCGCAAATCGTTATCGGCAGCTTTTAATGCTGCACCTGTACAGCTGGCAGGCCACGGCAAACGGGAGATCCGGGTGCTGAAGGAGGCTTTTGCCGGGATCGGGGACAATAGTGTCAGTGATATGTACGGTGCAGGGGAGCTGATCGAGGAATTTCAGGCAGAGATGGCGGAGGTGCTGGGGAAGGAAGCGGCTGTGTTTTTTCCCAGCGGCACGATGGCGCAGCAGATTGCGCTTAGAATCTGGAGTGACCGCAAGGACAGCAAGCGTGTAGCGTATCATCCGCTGTGCCATTTGGAAATTCATGAACAGGACGGGCTAAAAGAGCTGCATCATTTGCAGCCGCTGCTGCTCGCGGACAAAGATCGTCTGATTACACTCGAAGATGTGGTGAACATGGGTGCCGGGATCGCCTGCCTCCTGCTGGAGCTGCCCCAGCGCGAGATTGGCGGACAGCTGCCGGACTATGCGGAGCTTGAAGCGATCTCCGCCTATTGCCGCGGGCAGGGCATTATGCTGCATCTGGACGGCGCGCGTTTGTTTGAGGTGCTGCCGTACTATGGCAGAACCGCCGCTGAAGTCTGCAGCCTGTTCGACAGCGTATATATCTCTTTTTATAAAGGTATTGGCGGGATCGCCGGAGCTATTCTTGCGGGAAGCGCCGATTTTACCGGAGAATCAAAGATTTGGAAACGGCGGCATGGCGGGGACCTGATCAGCCTGTATCCATACATCATTCCATCCAGGTACTATTACCGGCAGAGGGTGGACAAGATGGGGCAATATTATATGGAAGCTAAGGAGCTGGCGGAGCTGTTCAACGCCTGCCATAAGGTTGCCACTCTGCCGGAAGTGCCGGTGTCAAATATGTTCCATGTGCATTTTGCCCTGTCCAGGGAGCAGGTAGAACTGATTCTGATTACAGTCAGCGAAGAAACGGGTGTGGGATTTACCCCGCGTCTGAAGGATACCGGCGAGTTCTCCTGTTCTTGCGAAATGAGTATTGGAGATTTGTTCAGCAGCATTCCCAAGGCAAAGCTGGA